A portion of the Pedobacter cryoconitis genome contains these proteins:
- a CDS encoding chemotaxis protein CheB, with protein MAINPNKQYIIAIGASAGGLEAISSFFDYTPLDAVSYIVIQHLSPDFKSQMVQLLSRHSKLHIAEATNDLKIEANKVYLIPSSDFMQIKDGRLILSDKKEQKRPHMTIDHFLISLAKEQGNKAIAVILSGTGNDGTKGAEAIRKAGGIVIVQDPATAAYKEMPMAVIAASFADNILSPKEMPGVIESYAKKAEIMESSFSEEQEISENGLIEIINLIKETLPFDFTNYKHPTILRRIKRRMEQHHIDDVTSYYTFLQQNPEEIELLANDFLIGVTCFFRDPDAFTIIEEKVIAAIVNHKNPGDIIKIWVAGCATGEEAYSLAILVREYLDQKQLQTEVKIFATDISKSSLEFASKGVYAAPMVKSINQDRLRFFNREGEYYKVKPEIRKMLIFAHHDLAKNPPYCNIDLISCRNLLIYMNTTLQKKVFSMMYFGLKKDGYLFLGPSESAAVLQNNFTEISSKWNILKRNKNGSTIRFDIFPSPVIEGIKNTTMEISKKTIAPLSKLAATDEINKALLEESGFRGVCTDENLKVIYAFGDPAIYLKNELFNFDLNELIPDHLAIAFKAAAHKSLKLDQRVILKNLEFEIKNEPLKRIVDLVIKPFLITRSTTKLLLVLFLDKKDKKDGDSHVLDNNISELTTEYVTNLENELAESKHQLEVAHDWIASSNENMQSFNEELLSANEEMQSANEELQSLNEELQTINKEQHYTNAELAELNDDLNNYFRSNSNGQLFVDHDLLLKKFSPAAVEHINIRESDIGRPISNITTNIKMEGWIDDIKKVMLSNTTIVREANSGKGKIYQIMTMPYIRKNSTKASGAIISFYDITELKNLSSKIELSHEDLFKKNEEITEVNAELLKRNEQLNNSKKYTEEIFNTIHDPLVILDKELKVLRASEGFFHMFKVKEKETQGEFLYELGNKQWDIPALRFQLENILPQEGHFKAFEVDHLFHQIGRRIMRLTARQFDTHNQEKLILLAIHDITDKRKVEEGLAEAERLLEESKERLHFAIESAGIGAWDFNPFTNELIWDNRCKELFGLSSGDYIDQSVFMAHIAPEDRAMVEQKMNDALKGLSDGEFNTEYRSLRLKDQKQRWIKSKGKAYFNSQNQAIRFIGTVLDISIEKTQEENTKELLLRKDEFISIASHELKTPITSLKAALQLLVRMKDNPSPAMLPILLDQSTRSMEKVTSLIDDLLNVTRLNEGQIELNKSTFNIAALLNSCCAHVRIAGKHELIVQGDETIEVFADENRIDQVVVNFVNNAVKYAPMSKNIYLIISKENGMTKISIKDGGPGIPEEKRLYLFDRYYRTEYQGGQYSGLGLGLYICSELIKRHGGNIGVDSEIGKGTSFWFTLPGDNN; from the coding sequence ATGGCTATAAATCCCAATAAGCAATATATTATAGCCATTGGTGCATCTGCAGGTGGTCTTGAAGCAATTTCCTCCTTCTTTGATTATACCCCACTAGATGCAGTATCTTATATTGTGATCCAGCATCTTTCACCTGATTTTAAAAGTCAGATGGTACAATTGCTCAGCAGGCACAGTAAACTACATATCGCAGAAGCAACAAATGATCTTAAAATAGAAGCTAATAAAGTATATCTGATACCCAGCTCTGATTTTATGCAAATCAAAGATGGCAGGCTTATTTTATCTGATAAAAAAGAGCAGAAGAGGCCACATATGACCATTGATCATTTCTTAATTTCCTTAGCAAAAGAACAAGGGAATAAGGCCATAGCCGTCATCTTATCCGGTACCGGAAATGACGGTACAAAAGGAGCAGAAGCCATCAGAAAAGCGGGTGGTATCGTGATAGTCCAGGATCCTGCTACAGCTGCCTATAAAGAAATGCCAATGGCAGTAATCGCTGCTTCGTTTGCAGATAATATACTATCACCCAAAGAAATGCCTGGAGTTATAGAAAGTTATGCAAAAAAAGCAGAAATCATGGAATCATCCTTTTCTGAAGAGCAGGAAATCAGTGAAAACGGGCTTATAGAAATTATTAATTTAATCAAAGAAACCCTGCCTTTTGACTTTACAAATTATAAGCATCCCACTATATTGCGCAGGATCAAAAGGAGAATGGAACAACATCACATTGATGATGTTACCAGCTACTATACTTTCTTACAGCAAAATCCTGAAGAAATAGAGCTGCTGGCCAATGATTTCTTAATTGGTGTAACCTGTTTTTTCCGAGATCCGGATGCCTTCACTATTATTGAAGAAAAAGTAATCGCAGCTATTGTTAATCATAAAAATCCAGGAGATATTATTAAAATATGGGTTGCCGGTTGTGCAACTGGCGAAGAAGCTTATTCCTTAGCTATACTGGTAAGAGAATATTTAGATCAGAAGCAACTGCAAACAGAGGTAAAAATATTTGCAACAGATATTAGCAAATCTTCTTTAGAATTTGCTTCAAAAGGAGTTTATGCAGCCCCCATGGTCAAAAGTATAAATCAAGACAGATTGAGGTTCTTCAACCGGGAAGGTGAATATTATAAGGTCAAACCGGAGATCAGGAAAATGCTAATTTTCGCACATCATGATCTGGCTAAAAACCCTCCGTATTGTAATATTGATCTGATCAGTTGCCGCAATCTCTTGATCTATATGAATACCACTTTGCAGAAAAAGGTATTTTCCATGATGTACTTCGGCTTAAAAAAAGATGGTTATCTATTTTTAGGGCCAAGTGAAAGTGCGGCAGTGCTGCAAAACAACTTTACGGAAATCAGCAGCAAATGGAACATACTTAAACGCAATAAAAATGGAAGTACTATCCGGTTTGATATATTTCCATCCCCTGTTATTGAAGGAATAAAAAATACTACAATGGAAATCAGCAAGAAAACTATAGCCCCTTTGTCAAAACTAGCTGCTACAGATGAAATCAATAAAGCACTATTAGAGGAATCTGGATTCAGGGGTGTTTGCACAGATGAAAATTTAAAGGTTATTTACGCCTTTGGTGATCCGGCAATTTATCTTAAAAATGAACTTTTCAATTTTGACCTCAATGAGCTGATCCCAGATCACCTGGCCATTGCTTTTAAGGCAGCTGCTCATAAATCATTGAAGCTGGATCAAAGGGTAATCCTTAAAAACCTCGAATTTGAGATTAAAAATGAGCCGTTAAAGCGCATCGTTGATCTGGTGATTAAGCCTTTCTTAATCACCAGATCAACCACAAAATTGTTGCTGGTTTTGTTTTTAGATAAAAAAGACAAGAAAGATGGAGATAGCCATGTCCTGGATAATAACATTTCTGAGCTCACTACAGAATATGTGACTAACCTGGAAAATGAACTTGCAGAATCCAAGCACCAGCTGGAAGTGGCCCATGACTGGATCGCTTCTTCTAATGAGAACATGCAATCTTTTAACGAAGAACTTTTATCTGCCAATGAAGAAATGCAAAGTGCGAATGAAGAATTGCAATCTTTAAATGAGGAACTACAAACCATAAATAAAGAGCAACATTATACAAACGCTGAACTGGCAGAATTAAATGATGACCTTAATAATTATTTCCGCAGTAATTCAAACGGGCAATTATTTGTAGACCACGATTTATTGCTCAAAAAATTCTCACCAGCAGCAGTTGAGCATATTAATATCCGTGAAAGTGATATTGGACGTCCAATAAGCAATATTACGACCAATATTAAGATGGAAGGGTGGATAGATGACATTAAAAAAGTGATGCTTAGCAATACGACTATTGTACGCGAAGCCAACTCTGGAAAAGGTAAGATCTATCAGATCATGACCATGCCATACATCAGAAAAAACAGTACAAAAGCTAGTGGGGCAATTATCAGCTTTTATGATATCACTGAATTAAAAAATTTATCTTCCAAAATAGAACTTAGTCATGAAGATCTGTTTAAGAAAAATGAAGAAATCACGGAAGTCAATGCTGAACTTCTGAAGCGCAATGAGCAATTAAACAATTCCAAAAAATATACTGAAGAAATATTTAACACAATACATGACCCTCTTGTCATTCTGGATAAAGAACTTAAGGTATTGCGTGCATCTGAAGGCTTCTTTCACATGTTTAAAGTAAAAGAAAAAGAAACACAGGGCGAATTTTTATATGAACTTGGAAATAAACAGTGGGATATTCCTGCGCTGCGTTTTCAATTAGAGAATATTTTGCCGCAGGAAGGTCATTTCAAAGCCTTTGAAGTCGATCATTTATTTCATCAGATCGGACGGAGAATTATGCGTTTAACTGCCAGACAATTTGATACACACAACCAAGAGAAATTAATCTTACTGGCCATTCATGATATCACGGATAAAAGAAAAGTAGAAGAAGGGCTTGCAGAGGCAGAACGGTTATTAGAAGAAAGTAAAGAAAGACTACATTTTGCTATTGAATCGGCGGGTATAGGCGCCTGGGATTTTAATCCTTTCACTAATGAGCTCATCTGGGATAACCGTTGCAAAGAATTATTTGGCCTTTCATCTGGCGACTATATTGATCAATCAGTTTTTATGGCTCATATTGCTCCTGAAGACCGGGCAATGGTGGAACAAAAAATGAATGATGCCTTAAAGGGTTTATCTGATGGAGAATTTAATACCGAATACCGATCTCTTAGATTAAAGGATCAAAAGCAACGCTGGATAAAATCAAAAGGTAAAGCTTATTTCAACAGTCAAAATCAAGCTATACGTTTTATTGGAACTGTACTGGATATTTCCATCGAGAAAACGCAGGAAGAAAACACCAAAGAACTTTTATTAAGAAAAGACGAATTTATAAGCATTGCAAGTCACGAATTGAAGACGCCTATAACCAGTCTTAAAGCAGCTTTACAATTGTTAGTGCGGATGAAAGATAACCCATCCCCTGCCATGCTTCCGATTTTGTTAGACCAATCTACCAGAAGTATGGAAAAAGTAACCAGCCTGATTGATGATTTATTAAATGTAACCCGGCTCAACGAAGGGCAGATAGAATTGAATAAATCCACTTTTAATATAGCTGCTTTACTTAATTCTTGTTGTGCTCATGTCAGGATAGCTGGCAAACATGAGCTCATTGTACAAGGGGATGAAACTATTGAAGTCTTTGCAGATGAAAACAGAATAGACCAGGTTGTAGTCAATTTTGTGAATAATGCCGTGAAGTATGCCCCGATGTCCAAAAACATTTACCTGATTATCTCCAAAGAGAATGGGATGACCAAAATATCCATAAAGGATGGTGGCCCTGGTATTCCTGAAGAAAAAAGACTTTATCTTTTTGACCGGTATTACCGCACAGAATACCAGGGAGGACAGTATTCCGGCCTTGGCTTAGGTCTTTATATCTGTTCAGAACTCATTAAACGTCATGGAGGAAATATTGGCGTAGACAGTGAGATTGGCAAAGGCACATCTTTCTGGTTTACATTACCCGGAGATAACAATTAA
- a CDS encoding alpha/beta hydrolase, producing MKILIGLGVLILLLVVVYFSGPKPATPVYVNTLPEVPGQLTELDTYINQREVKLPVKTANEARIVWADSTHKEQTEYALVYLHGFTASQGEGDPVHRDFARKFGCNLYLARLAGHGLNDKDAMLEFTPDKLWASTLEAYAIGKKLGKKVIIMGTSTGGALALRLAANFPEIKGVILYSPNIAINDGSAWLTNKPWGLQLIRKVMGGMYSKKSADTDPKVLQYWYSQYRLEAVPQLQEFIETSNTKQTYEQVKQPVLMLYYYKDEQHQDKTVKVDAMLKMFEELGTPAALKVKSAIPEAGTHVIGSPLLSKGVQAVESKTFNFATAVLGMKVVPVAGKL from the coding sequence ATGAAAATTCTTATAGGTCTGGGAGTACTGATACTTCTGCTGGTTGTTGTTTATTTTTCAGGCCCTAAGCCTGCTACTCCCGTTTATGTAAATACATTGCCAGAAGTTCCTGGTCAGCTAACGGAGCTGGATACCTACATTAATCAAAGAGAAGTAAAGCTTCCTGTTAAAACAGCTAATGAAGCCAGGATTGTCTGGGCAGATAGTACGCATAAAGAGCAAACTGAATATGCCCTGGTGTATTTGCATGGATTTACTGCAAGTCAGGGTGAAGGAGATCCTGTACACCGCGATTTCGCCCGGAAATTTGGTTGTAACCTTTATCTTGCCCGGCTGGCTGGACATGGATTGAATGATAAAGATGCTATGCTTGAATTTACACCAGATAAACTATGGGCTTCTACGCTCGAAGCTTATGCGATTGGTAAAAAGTTAGGTAAAAAGGTAATCATTATGGGGACTTCTACCGGTGGTGCACTGGCGTTGAGGTTAGCTGCGAACTTCCCTGAAATTAAAGGAGTTATTCTTTATTCTCCTAATATTGCTATTAATGATGGCTCTGCCTGGTTAACAAATAAGCCTTGGGGACTGCAGTTGATCCGAAAAGTAATGGGCGGTATGTATTCGAAGAAAAGTGCTGATACGGATCCAAAGGTATTACAATACTGGTATAGTCAGTATCGTCTGGAAGCTGTTCCGCAATTACAGGAATTTATAGAAACGTCTAATACTAAACAGACCTATGAACAGGTCAAACAACCAGTTTTAATGTTGTATTATTATAAGGATGAGCAACACCAGGATAAAACAGTGAAGGTTGATGCGATGCTGAAGATGTTTGAAGAATTGGGTACACCTGCTGCACTTAAAGTAAAATCGGCAATTCCTGAAGCTGGAACTCATGTTATTGGTTCTCCATTATTGAGTAAAGGCGTGCAGGCTGTGGAATCAAAGACTTTTAATTTTGCTACTGCTGTATTGGGAATGAAAGTTGTTCCTGTCGCTGGAAAGTTATAG
- the yiaA gene encoding inner membrane protein YiaA, producing MNQKPSNAFIGASWVALMVGFAAYNIGLFNATMLLNEKGYYFTILILGVFAAISVQKCVRDRLEGIPVTNIYYGIAWFCTILSLALLSIGLWNATLALSEKGFYAMSFVLTIFAAIAVQKNTRDSLGAEPKITNDTTNL from the coding sequence ATGAACCAAAAACCATCGAATGCATTTATAGGAGCTTCCTGGGTAGCTTTAATGGTAGGATTTGCAGCCTATAACATTGGCCTTTTTAATGCAACAATGTTATTGAACGAAAAAGGATACTACTTTACCATTCTTATTTTAGGGGTCTTTGCTGCAATATCTGTACAAAAATGTGTACGCGATCGTCTGGAAGGAATTCCGGTAACCAATATTTATTATGGAATAGCCTGGTTCTGTACTATCCTATCACTTGCACTGTTATCAATAGGCTTATGGAACGCAACACTTGCTTTAAGTGAAAAGGGATTTTATGCAATGTCATTCGTATTAACAATTTTCGCCGCTATCGCTGTGCAAAAGAATACCAGGGACAGTCTTGGTGCTGAACCTAAAATAACAAACGATACTACTAATTTATAA
- a CDS encoding DUF1572 family protein translates to MNTEFYTQLYKRDLIKVTEELKKYPDDQSLWEVLPGTTNSGGHLLQHLIGNLKAFVGNPFGHINYERNRDAEFNERLFTQDELIVEFDQLHEVIADAISSLTDQALNDSYPAEIKLVNEQQTVEYVLIHLLAHLSYHTGQINYHRRYFMTLKGSV, encoded by the coding sequence ATGAATACTGAATTTTATACGCAATTATATAAACGTGATCTGATCAAAGTTACGGAGGAATTGAAGAAGTATCCTGATGATCAGTCTTTATGGGAAGTATTACCAGGAACAACCAATTCTGGTGGTCATCTATTACAACATCTGATTGGTAATCTGAAAGCCTTTGTAGGCAATCCTTTCGGACATATCAATTATGAAAGAAACCGGGATGCAGAGTTTAATGAGCGGTTGTTTACGCAGGATGAATTGATCGTAGAGTTTGATCAATTGCACGAGGTTATTGCTGATGCGATTTCATCGCTGACAGATCAGGCTTTGAATGACAGTTATCCTGCAGAAATAAAGCTTGTTAATGAGCAGCAGACTGTGGAATATGTTTTAATCCATCTTTTAGCTCATTTATCTTATCACACCGGACAGATTAACTATCACAGACGTTATTTTATGACGCTCAAAGGATCAGTTTAA
- a CDS encoding GNAT family N-acetyltransferase: MNSFNDKINKMNIEQTNDEKKGLFKAIEDGKLAGEMTYVWAGSDKLIIDHTEVSPDFSGKGVGKKLVLEAVGYARAKHVKILPLCPFAKSVFDKNQDLQDVLF, encoded by the coding sequence ATAAATAGCTTCAACGATAAAATAAACAAGATGAATATTGAACAGACCAATGACGAAAAAAAAGGGCTTTTTAAAGCGATTGAAGATGGGAAACTGGCCGGGGAAATGACTTATGTATGGGCAGGGTCAGATAAGCTTATTATTGACCATACTGAAGTAAGCCCTGATTTTTCAGGCAAAGGAGTGGGCAAAAAACTAGTATTGGAGGCTGTGGGATACGCAAGGGCTAAGCATGTAAAAATCCTGCCTTTATGTCCTTTTGCAAAGAGTGTTTTTGATAAGAATCAAGATTTACAGGACGTCCTGTTTTAA
- a CDS encoding pirin family protein: protein MSNIKLIIEERASNIGNFMVGRLLPFREKRMVGPFSFIDHMGPVCLSDHENLDVPPHPHIGLSTLTYLFEGSIMHKDSLGNEVEIKPGQVNWMTAGSGIVHSERTPAYLRHSDKMLHGLQIWVALPKDKEEMAPEFYHIEENEMPVWESGEVSFKLIAGEAFGKKSPVPVFSPLYFLELKTTTRQTVKIGEYLYGESALYILEGAIESEGNVYGPKQILIAKDSQLCEFEMQENTSVYIFGGEPFPEERFIYWNFVASSKERIEQAKATWLEQSFPAVPGETEFVPLPEQGKQIKP, encoded by the coding sequence ATGTCAAATATTAAACTGATTATAGAAGAAAGAGCAAGCAATATTGGCAATTTTATGGTAGGCAGGTTGCTACCTTTTCGTGAGAAAAGAATGGTAGGCCCGTTTTCTTTTATTGATCATATGGGCCCGGTGTGTTTAAGTGATCATGAAAATCTGGATGTACCTCCTCATCCGCATATTGGCCTTTCGACATTGACTTATCTTTTTGAGGGCAGTATTATGCACAAAGATAGTTTAGGCAATGAAGTAGAAATTAAGCCAGGTCAGGTAAACTGGATGACAGCAGGTAGTGGAATCGTGCATTCAGAACGTACACCGGCATATTTGCGGCACTCAGATAAAATGTTGCATGGACTCCAGATTTGGGTAGCGTTGCCAAAAGATAAGGAAGAAATGGCTCCTGAATTTTACCATATAGAAGAAAATGAAATGCCGGTCTGGGAATCTGGTGAGGTTTCTTTTAAACTGATCGCAGGAGAGGCCTTTGGCAAAAAATCTCCTGTACCTGTTTTTAGCCCGCTATATTTTCTGGAATTGAAAACAACAACCCGTCAGACTGTTAAAATTGGTGAGTACCTTTATGGTGAAAGTGCTTTATATATACTTGAAGGAGCGATTGAAAGCGAAGGGAATGTCTATGGGCCAAAACAGATACTGATTGCTAAAGACAGCCAGCTTTGTGAATTTGAAATGCAGGAAAATACGAGCGTATATATTTTTGGCGGGGAACCATTTCCGGAAGAAAGATTTATTTACTGGAATTTTGTGGCTTCCAGCAAAGAAAGGATCGAACAGGCAAAGGCGACGTGGCTTGAACAGTCATTTCCTGCGGTTCCGGGCGAAACAGAGTTTGTTCCTCTTCCAGAACAGGGAAAACAAATCAAGCCTTAA
- a CDS encoding Crp/Fnr family transcriptional regulator: MDSFIKALNSYAPLAAACVAELVKIVRSKSIPKQGFLLREGSVPKTVAFVKKGLFSYYYTTAEGNIVIKKFFAEHSFVASTSAMLQKKPSLFNICALEDAEVLEYDFSSFQQLIAKFPDLAMFYIKYMEKHWIVDKEILEITAKYQNAKERYLTFQVMYPGLNERLKQHHVASYLGITPTQLSRIRKEL; the protein is encoded by the coding sequence ATGGATTCATTCATTAAAGCATTAAATAGTTACGCGCCATTAGCTGCTGCCTGTGTTGCAGAGCTTGTCAAAATAGTGCGGAGTAAATCCATTCCAAAACAAGGCTTTCTACTCAGAGAAGGCAGTGTCCCAAAAACAGTTGCTTTTGTTAAAAAAGGTCTTTTCTCTTATTATTATACTACAGCGGAAGGTAATATTGTCATTAAAAAGTTTTTCGCTGAGCATTCATTTGTTGCTTCTACTTCAGCCATGCTTCAAAAGAAACCAAGTTTGTTTAATATTTGTGCGCTTGAAGATGCAGAGGTGCTGGAATATGATTTCTCTTCTTTTCAGCAGTTGATCGCAAAGTTCCCCGACCTGGCTATGTTCTATATTAAATATATGGAAAAGCATTGGATCGTAGACAAAGAGATACTGGAAATTACTGCAAAGTATCAAAATGCTAAGGAACGTTATTTAACCTTCCAGGTCATGTATCCTGGTCTGAACGAGCGGCTTAAACAGCATCATGTCGCTTCTTATCTCGGAATCACGCCAACGCAGTTGAGCCGTATCAGAAAAGAATTATAG
- a CDS encoding RidA family protein — translation MTTLGLFTQQGIAQEITNPKGLYDPRPHGYSHVAAVPANSILVFVAGQAGTDSKGELSTDFRTQVRYTFENLAIALKSKGLQMQHIAKLTTLVVDYDADKHKILIEEGKKVWPDEQFPVNTLIPVSRLALDGMLIEIDATAVMAAAK, via the coding sequence ATGACAACACTAGGTTTATTTACCCAACAAGGTATAGCACAAGAAATTACAAATCCTAAAGGGCTTTATGATCCGCGTCCGCATGGATATTCTCACGTAGCTGCTGTTCCTGCTAACAGTATATTGGTATTTGTTGCCGGGCAGGCCGGAACGGATAGTAAAGGAGAATTGAGCACTGATTTCAGGACGCAAGTGAGGTATACTTTTGAAAATCTGGCTATCGCGTTAAAAAGTAAAGGGCTGCAGATGCAGCATATTGCCAAATTGACTACACTGGTTGTGGATTATGATGCGGATAAACACAAAATACTGATTGAGGAAGGTAAAAAAGTATGGCCAGATGAGCAGTTCCCGGTAAATACACTAATTCCGGTTTCCAGATTGGCTTTAGATGGAATGTTAATTGAAATCGATGCTACTGCGGTGATGGCTGCAGCTAAGTAA
- a CDS encoding L,D-transpeptidase family protein, translated as MKSLFTFILLFVMSQTLSAQNNFKQKQLTFERVKTAYTQKWAGLKEELRQKGFKDKFKAHLEAYKSEGKLEVWLKNSNQAKYTLFKTYDFSAHSGILGPKTKKDDLQTPEGIYFIDRFNPESRFYLSLRINYPNAVDLLRSGQQDPGSDIYIHGNQLTVGCIPLTDDKIKEVYVIALEASNNGQVQIPVHIFPFRMTKENMNKKTAIFPQHKVFWKTLQLAYDNFKKP; from the coding sequence ATGAAAAGCCTTTTTACCTTTATTTTACTCTTTGTGATGTCTCAGACTTTATCTGCTCAAAACAACTTCAAACAAAAGCAACTCACCTTTGAAAGAGTAAAAACTGCGTACACTCAAAAATGGGCTGGTTTAAAAGAAGAACTACGTCAAAAAGGATTTAAGGATAAATTCAAAGCACACCTGGAAGCCTACAAAAGCGAAGGCAAACTAGAAGTCTGGTTAAAAAACAGCAATCAGGCTAAATACACCCTGTTCAAAACATATGATTTCAGTGCACATTCAGGCATTTTAGGACCGAAGACTAAAAAGGATGACTTGCAAACACCAGAAGGCATTTATTTTATTGACCGGTTTAATCCCGAGAGCAGGTTTTACTTGTCCTTAAGGATAAATTACCCAAATGCAGTTGACCTGTTAAGAAGCGGTCAGCAAGACCCTGGATCGGATATTTATATTCATGGCAACCAGCTTACCGTCGGCTGCATCCCTTTAACGGACGATAAGATTAAAGAAGTTTATGTAATTGCTTTAGAAGCCAGTAACAACGGACAAGTACAAATTCCTGTTCATATTTTCCCTTTTAGAATGACAAAAGAAAATATGAACAAAAAAACAGCCATTTTCCCGCAACATAAAGTATTCTGGAAGACACTACAACTGGCTTATGACAATTTTAAGAAACCATAA
- a CDS encoding lysophospholipid acyltransferase family protein has translation MNLVKNKLFNQLYPFVFFPIYLVSLLPHSIAELTIGRLLYFISYRIFRYRYSVVLQNLSRALPAKSYHEIQQIAKEFYRHLVSMAIETIKLFSISGQELDKKVQLVNTELLISYHQQNRNIIAVLGHYGNWEYLNILPAQLPFKVNAIYKPLSNPLMDRLVHYVRGRFGMQLVPANQALRHLLKQKDKPQLSIFIADQFPGSCEQEKFDFLHQSTHMFNGAEKLAIATNSVVVYLEMKRKPDNCWAISFSLITESPKETSNQEITKCFANELQQTIKTDPSYWLWSHQRWKS, from the coding sequence ATGAATCTTGTGAAGAATAAACTTTTCAATCAACTGTACCCCTTTGTCTTCTTTCCGATTTACCTGGTTAGCCTGCTTCCACATTCCATAGCAGAATTAACCATTGGAAGACTTCTTTATTTTATTTCCTACCGGATATTCAGGTATCGCTATAGCGTAGTTTTACAAAACCTTTCCAGAGCATTGCCCGCTAAATCTTACCACGAGATCCAGCAAATTGCAAAAGAATTTTACAGACATCTCGTGAGCATGGCCATTGAAACTATTAAACTCTTCTCTATCAGTGGCCAGGAACTGGATAAAAAAGTGCAGTTGGTGAATACAGAATTACTGATCAGCTATCATCAGCAAAACAGAAACATTATTGCCGTTCTCGGGCACTACGGCAATTGGGAATATTTAAACATACTCCCCGCGCAACTCCCCTTTAAAGTAAATGCAATTTACAAACCACTTTCTAATCCACTCATGGACAGACTGGTTCATTACGTAAGAGGGCGTTTTGGAATGCAACTTGTTCCTGCAAACCAGGCACTCAGGCATCTTTTAAAACAAAAAGACAAACCACAACTGTCCATTTTCATTGCCGATCAATTTCCAGGCAGCTGTGAACAGGAGAAATTTGATTTCCTGCACCAATCTACCCATATGTTTAACGGCGCAGAAAAGCTCGCCATTGCTACCAATTCCGTAGTTGTTTACCTGGAGATGAAAAGGAAACCTGATAACTGCTGGGCAATAAGTTTTTCCCTGATTACTGAATCTCCAAAAGAAACCAGTAACCAGGAAATCACTAAATGCTTTGCCAACGAGCTTCAGCAAACGATTAAAACTGATCCTTCCTACTGGTTATGGTCTCATCAAAGATGGAAGTCTTAA